Proteins encoded in a region of the Mucilaginibacter sabulilitoris genome:
- a CDS encoding OsmC family protein yields the protein MKRTANAHWNGTLQAGQGEITTQSTVLNKTQYSFKTRFADGVGTNPEELIAAAHAGCFTMAVGAALSQAGFTPGDLTTDAILDLDMQALEIKGIHLELKATAIDGVDEAKFKAIAEDAKANCIISKALSVPFTLNVTYA from the coding sequence ATGAAACGTACAGCAAACGCCCATTGGAATGGCACATTACAAGCAGGTCAGGGAGAAATTACTACCCAGAGCACCGTATTAAACAAAACACAGTATTCATTTAAAACCCGCTTTGCCGATGGTGTTGGTACCAATCCGGAAGAGTTGATAGCGGCCGCACATGCAGGTTGCTTTACCATGGCTGTTGGCGCTGCCCTGTCACAAGCAGGCTTTACCCCCGGCGATTTAACAACCGACGCTATCCTCGATCTGGATATGCAGGCTCTGGAAATTAAAGGTATCCATCTTGAGCTAAAAGCAACAGCTATTGACGGTGTTGACGAGGCTAAATTCAAAGCAATTGCCGAAGATGCCAAAGCAAACTGCATTATTTCAAAAGCGCTAAGCGTACCTTTTACTTTAAACGTTACTTACGCTT
- a CDS encoding cation:proton antiporter domain-containing protein has protein sequence MTTYTTLIILSGLVIFSYLFDLLAGKTKIPSVILLLLLGIVLKQIVDYFAIPMFNFSMILPALGTLGLILIVFEGALELRYNSQKNTIIKKAFFSALSIMLLSAVAITGIIYYLTGESIYKCFVNAIPYCVVSSSIAIPSASNLVKSKREFIIYESSFSDILTVVLFNFLVRNPKIDVISFAKLGAELGGIIIVAILSCLLLLYIIGRLKHHIKSFLIISLLILVYSIGQSYHLSALIIVLALGLFLNNASQIHFGWFRKLFIYPAFQHDIKQLYQLSAESAFLMRTFFFIVFGYTMNIHELNDIPVLLTAGAVLLSIYLVRFLYIKLVSKTDLMPELVIVPRGLINVLLYYNLPENLKIPQVGASLLFVIVLGTSIILSLGLLVTKRHPAGNNQEFHDV, from the coding sequence TTGACTACATATACAACCCTTATTATCCTCAGCGGACTGGTTATATTTTCATACCTGTTTGATTTACTGGCAGGTAAGACCAAAATCCCTTCGGTTATTTTATTGCTGTTGCTGGGTATCGTCCTCAAGCAAATTGTAGATTATTTTGCTATTCCTATGTTTAATTTTTCGATGATACTGCCGGCATTGGGTACGCTTGGTTTGATATTAATTGTATTTGAGGGGGCATTGGAGCTGCGTTATAACAGTCAGAAAAATACTATTATCAAAAAGGCATTCTTTTCGGCATTAAGCATTATGCTGCTGAGTGCGGTAGCCATTACCGGCATTATATACTACCTCACCGGCGAAAGTATTTATAAGTGTTTTGTGAACGCCATACCATATTGCGTGGTAAGCTCTTCCATAGCTATCCCATCGGCATCTAATCTGGTTAAGAGTAAAAGAGAGTTCATTATCTATGAATCATCTTTCTCTGATATACTTACTGTGGTGCTGTTTAATTTTTTAGTTCGAAATCCTAAAATTGATGTGATCTCATTTGCTAAGCTGGGAGCCGAACTTGGCGGAATTATCATAGTGGCTATTTTATCGTGCCTGTTGCTGCTTTATATAATAGGGCGTTTAAAGCATCATATCAAATCGTTTTTGATCATATCATTGCTCATTCTGGTTTATTCTATCGGTCAGTCGTACCATCTCTCGGCTTTAATTATAGTGCTGGCGCTGGGACTGTTCCTGAACAACGCCAGTCAGATCCATTTCGGCTGGTTCAGGAAACTGTTTATTTATCCAGCCTTTCAACACGATATTAAACAATTGTACCAGCTTTCGGCCGAAAGCGCTTTTCTGATGCGCACCTTCTTTTTTATTGTTTTTGGATACACCATGAACATACATGAGCTTAACGATATCCCCGTTTTATTAACCGCAGGGGCCGTTTTGTTGTCTATTTACCTGGTAAGGTTTTTGTATATTAAACTGGTATCAAAAACCGACCTGATGCCCGAACTGGTAATTGTTCCGCGCGGATTGATCAATGTATTATTGTATTATAACCTGCCCGAAAATTTAAAAATACCGCAGGTGGGGGCGAGCCTGTTGTTTGTAATAGTATTGGGTACCAGTATTATTTTGAGCCTGGGTTTGCTGGTCACTAAACGGCATCCGGCAGGTAATAACCAGGAATTTCACGATGTTTGA
- a CDS encoding alpha/beta hydrolase, with translation MKITQKLLLFCFILSVSSAFAQRQGKVIEEQTVKSRILKRNVKYTIYLPADYETANRSYPVVYLLHGYTDDNTGWLQFGEINRYADKAIAEGTIPPMVIVMPNADSSWYINSYDGKEKYEDFFIKEFMPDIEKAYRIKTEKKYRGVAGLSMGGYGTLIYALKYPQLFAAGAALSAAVLSDEQITDMPDANWEKIFGQLYGRELKGKDRLTKAWQDNSVLGLVQGKTTEQLSSVRYWIDCGDDDGLSRGNSLLHIALMEKKVAHEFRVRDGAHNWTYWRTGITNALQFIGDSFRQK, from the coding sequence ATGAAAATCACTCAGAAACTTCTGCTTTTTTGTTTCATACTGTCCGTTAGCTCTGCATTTGCCCAGCGACAAGGCAAGGTAATAGAAGAACAAACCGTTAAAAGCCGCATTTTAAAGCGAAACGTAAAGTACACCATATACCTGCCTGCCGATTATGAAACGGCAAACCGTAGCTACCCTGTGGTGTACCTGCTGCATGGATATACTGATGATAATACTGGCTGGCTTCAATTTGGCGAAATAAACCGCTATGCCGACAAAGCTATTGCCGAGGGCACAATCCCGCCTATGGTTATCGTAATGCCCAATGCCGATTCGAGCTGGTATATCAACTCTTATGACGGAAAAGAGAAATATGAAGACTTTTTCATCAAAGAATTTATGCCCGACATTGAAAAGGCTTACCGCATAAAAACCGAGAAAAAATACCGGGGCGTGGCAGGCTTATCTATGGGTGGCTATGGCACTTTAATATATGCCCTCAAATACCCGCAACTATTTGCAGCAGGGGCCGCATTGAGCGCAGCTGTATTATCTGATGAACAAATAACTGATATGCCCGATGCCAACTGGGAAAAGATATTCGGCCAGTTATATGGCCGCGAGCTTAAGGGTAAAGACAGATTGACCAAAGCTTGGCAGGATAATTCTGTTCTTGGCCTGGTACAAGGTAAAACCACCGAGCAATTGAGCAGCGTGCGCTACTGGATTGATTGTGGTGATGATGATGGTCTGAGCAGAGGCAATTCTTTGTTGCACATTGCCCTGATGGAGAAAAAAGTAGCTCACGAGTTCAGGGTACGCGATGGCGCCCACAACTGGACCTACTGGCGCACTGGCATTACCAATGCCCTACAGTTTATTGGAGATAGTTTCAGGCAAAAATAA
- the namA gene encoding NADPH dehydrogenase NamA: MAQLFSPLKIKNIELKNRIVVSPMCEYSSEDGFANDWHLVHLGSKAVGGAGLIITEAAAVSAEGRITFADLGIYRDEHIEKLKQITGFIHAQGAVAGIQLAHAGRKASHVQPWLGGKQIPSNQTNSWKAVAPSTIPFIDSEETPLELDKAGIEKIKADFKAATRRAIAAGFKVIELHGAHGYLLHQFLSPISNKRTDEYGGSFENRIRLMLEVVAAVKEVWPGENPLFVRISATEWTEGGWTADDSVALANILKGKGVDLIDCSSGGNVANAKIPLKPGYQVEFAEKIKKESGILTGAVGLITTPSQANEIIQEGEADLVFLAREMLRDPHFALRAAHTLDQEIKWPVQYERAKW, encoded by the coding sequence ATGGCACAACTATTTTCGCCTTTAAAAATAAAGAACATCGAATTAAAAAACCGCATAGTGGTATCGCCCATGTGCGAGTACTCCAGCGAAGATGGCTTTGCCAACGACTGGCACCTGGTACATTTGGGCAGTAAAGCCGTTGGCGGAGCGGGTTTAATCATTACCGAAGCTGCTGCGGTATCGGCTGAGGGCCGGATAACTTTTGCCGACCTGGGTATTTACCGGGATGAGCATATTGAAAAATTAAAACAGATAACCGGTTTTATACACGCGCAGGGAGCTGTAGCCGGGATACAACTGGCACACGCAGGGCGAAAAGCCAGCCATGTACAACCATGGCTGGGCGGTAAGCAAATACCATCAAACCAAACAAACAGCTGGAAAGCCGTAGCCCCGAGCACCATACCCTTTATTGACAGTGAAGAAACTCCGCTTGAGCTTGATAAAGCCGGTATTGAAAAAATAAAAGCCGATTTTAAAGCCGCAACGCGCAGGGCTATTGCTGCGGGCTTTAAGGTAATAGAATTACATGGCGCTCATGGTTATTTGCTTCACCAGTTTCTTTCACCTATTAGTAATAAACGTACAGATGAATACGGCGGTTCGTTTGAAAACCGCATACGTTTAATGCTCGAAGTTGTTGCAGCCGTTAAGGAAGTTTGGCCTGGAGAAAATCCGCTGTTTGTACGTATTTCGGCAACCGAGTGGACTGAGGGCGGGTGGACTGCCGATGATTCTGTGGCCCTGGCAAACATATTAAAGGGTAAAGGTGTTGATTTGATTGACTGCTCCAGCGGCGGAAATGTAGCCAATGCTAAAATACCGTTAAAACCAGGTTATCAAGTTGAATTTGCAGAGAAAATAAAAAAAGAAAGTGGTATACTTACAGGTGCGGTAGGCTTAATCACGACACCATCGCAAGCTAATGAAATTATACAGGAAGGTGAAGCTGACCTGGTGTTTTTGGCTCGTGAAATGTTGCGCGACCCTCATTTTGCACTTCGTGCTGCTCATACGCTTGATCAGGAAATAAAATGGCCTGTTCAGTATGAGCGGGCAAAATGGTAA
- a CDS encoding alpha/beta hydrolase has translation MNILKKLILLCFFLSAGIAFAQPAGKVIEEQNIKSDILKHNVKYTIYLPADYETSNRNYPVVYLLHGYGDDHTGWLQFGEVNRYADKAIAEGRIPPMIIVMPDAQTTFYINSYDGKQNYEDFFFKEFIPDIERDYRIKTSKQYRAVAGLSMGGFGTLVYSLKHPEMFSAAAALSAGVRTDDDFMAIPDVRWDEVYSKVFGPNLKGKERLNATWQSYSILGLVQSKSTDELNDVCYWIDCGDDDALSKGNSLLHIALTEKKVPHEFRIRDGAHTWTYWRTGITDALEFIGDSFRQK, from the coding sequence ATGAATATTCTTAAAAAACTGATACTGCTTTGCTTTTTTCTTTCGGCTGGCATAGCCTTTGCACAGCCTGCTGGTAAAGTGATAGAAGAGCAAAATATAAAAAGCGACATTTTAAAGCACAATGTTAAATACACCATTTACCTGCCTGCTGATTATGAAACATCAAACCGTAATTACCCGGTAGTTTACCTGCTGCATGGTTATGGCGATGACCACACCGGCTGGCTCCAGTTTGGTGAGGTTAACCGTTATGCCGATAAGGCTATTGCCGAAGGAAGAATCCCGCCGATGATCATTGTTATGCCCGATGCGCAAACAACCTTTTACATTAACTCCTACGATGGCAAGCAAAATTATGAGGATTTCTTTTTTAAGGAGTTTATACCAGATATTGAGCGCGATTACCGCATAAAAACGAGCAAGCAATATCGTGCTGTAGCGGGCTTATCCATGGGTGGTTTTGGTACGCTGGTTTATAGTTTAAAACACCCCGAAATGTTCTCGGCCGCGGCAGCACTGAGTGCTGGCGTACGTACTGATGATGATTTTATGGCAATACCTGATGTGCGCTGGGATGAAGTATACAGCAAGGTATTTGGACCAAATCTTAAAGGGAAAGAACGTTTAAATGCCACCTGGCAAAGCTACTCGATATTGGGTTTGGTGCAGAGTAAAAGCACCGATGAGCTTAATGATGTATGCTACTGGATTGATTGCGGCGATGACGATGCCCTGAGCAAGGGCAATTCCCTGCTGCATATTGCCCTTACCGAAAAAAAGGTGCCTCATGAGTTCCGGATACGCGATGGCGCCCACACCTGGACCTATTGGCGCACTGGCATTACCGACGCCCTTGAGTTTATTGGCGATAGTTTCAGGCAGAAATAA
- a CDS encoding outer membrane beta-barrel protein, translating to MRLAFTLLLFTFLYSSLSAQIKLTGTVTDASKHPLGYAGVSLLNTSDQKNQSLQTDDAGNFTFKDLPAGQYQLTIAFTGYEKFQSAFSLNTDTTINITLQTSNTQLGEVVVTANKATIENNQEKLVFNVSTSVTATGTDALTAISKVPGIKVNGDEIGVVGKGAVKVMVNDRIVQLAGVDLVRYLKSMSANQISKIELIKNPSTNYDADGNAGLINITTKHSTKQGFSGNVQLSDRQSLHSPANVFGTSNYWLAAGSANLNYNANKWSAYANLSMDHDHELEGFETDVFYPNQSWLQTDTGNYRGHNFNIIAGVDYKVSPKITIGISYLGGKSVYDGSDHVNNPIYNNSGGLDSTLRTYATYHPIALSNSGNAHAIINFDTTGKKLILNADYFNYNRNDRSDFESNSYLPSGEVIPANNTRYFDTNKQLINVYTFKADAEIPTAFAKVTFGGKLSFINNYSNAYYYDKDENDKLTYNTNLSNEFRYIENTQSLYVNLSKEKDKWKYQAGLRAEYTETKGTSYTLNQTNTNKYLRLFPSVQIAYQADTANSFSLSFGRRINRPSFWNLNPFKSLFTAYSYGEGNPFLQPEYNSNLEISHTYKNMLTSGMFLNVTDNGFNNVTVASADTNLVFTIPLNFIKTYRIGISENLSLHPFSWLDNNNQATFYHTDAHSSLGYIKSVSGYGAYLATNNTAYFNTDKTFAMAINFWYQFPEVDHIGRSDPYYKLDVGFTALAMKKKLNISLNLNDAFRSSASAVTTTINGIRNKFTNFQLNRFVLLGVSYRFGGETNAQKRDTGNEEERGRVH from the coding sequence TTGAGATTAGCATTTACACTTCTGCTCTTTACTTTTTTATACAGCAGCCTGTCGGCTCAAATAAAACTTACCGGAACGGTAACTGATGCATCAAAACACCCTCTGGGCTACGCCGGGGTAAGTTTGCTTAATACAAGCGACCAAAAAAATCAGTCGTTACAAACCGATGATGCAGGGAATTTTACTTTTAAAGACCTGCCTGCAGGACAATACCAGCTTACCATAGCGTTTACCGGTTATGAAAAATTCCAGTCGGCCTTTTCGCTTAATACCGACACCACGATTAACATAACGCTGCAAACCTCCAACACCCAACTTGGCGAAGTGGTGGTTACAGCCAATAAGGCAACCATTGAGAACAATCAGGAAAAGTTGGTTTTTAACGTATCAACCAGCGTAACCGCTACTGGAACCGATGCGCTTACAGCTATAAGTAAAGTTCCGGGCATTAAGGTTAATGGCGACGAAATCGGGGTAGTTGGCAAGGGCGCAGTGAAGGTAATGGTTAATGACCGCATCGTTCAATTGGCGGGGGTCGATCTGGTACGCTATTTAAAATCCATGTCGGCCAATCAAATCTCGAAGATTGAGCTGATCAAAAATCCATCTACCAATTATGATGCCGATGGAAATGCAGGACTCATCAACATCACTACTAAACACAGTACTAAACAAGGCTTTTCGGGCAATGTGCAGCTGAGCGACAGGCAATCGCTGCACAGCCCTGCCAATGTTTTTGGAACCAGCAATTATTGGCTTGCCGCCGGAAGTGCGAATTTGAATTATAATGCCAATAAATGGTCGGCTTACGCCAACCTCAGTATGGATCATGACCACGAACTGGAAGGCTTTGAAACCGATGTTTTTTACCCCAATCAAAGCTGGCTGCAAACAGATACCGGTAATTACCGTGGACATAACTTTAATATTATTGCAGGCGTTGATTACAAGGTAAGCCCCAAAATCACCATAGGCATATCTTACCTGGGCGGCAAAAGCGTGTACGATGGATCAGACCATGTGAATAATCCAATCTATAACAACAGCGGCGGCCTCGACTCAACGTTAAGAACTTATGCCACTTACCATCCCATAGCCCTCAGCAATTCTGGTAATGCCCATGCCATTATCAATTTTGATACTACAGGCAAAAAGCTGATACTTAATGCCGATTATTTTAACTATAATCGTAATGACCGGTCGGATTTTGAAAGTAACAGTTATCTGCCGTCCGGTGAGGTTATCCCTGCAAACAATACCCGTTATTTTGATACCAACAAGCAATTAATTAACGTATATACCTTTAAAGCCGACGCAGAAATACCTACCGCATTTGCAAAAGTGACCTTCGGCGGCAAGCTTAGTTTTATTAATAATTACAGCAACGCTTATTATTATGACAAAGATGAAAACGATAAACTAACTTACAATACCAATCTGAGCAATGAGTTCAGGTATATTGAAAATACGCAGTCTTTGTACGTAAACCTGAGCAAGGAAAAAGATAAGTGGAAATACCAGGCGGGTTTACGCGCCGAATATACCGAAACTAAGGGCACGTCGTACACGCTTAACCAAACCAACACCAATAAGTACCTGAGGCTTTTCCCATCGGTACAAATTGCTTACCAGGCAGATACTGCCAACAGTTTTTCGTTGAGCTTTGGCCGCAGGATAAACCGCCCGTCGTTCTGGAACCTGAACCCATTTAAATCGTTGTTCACTGCTTACAGCTATGGCGAGGGTAATCCTTTCCTGCAACCCGAATACAACAGCAATCTGGAGATTTCACATACCTATAAAAATATGCTTACCTCCGGTATGTTTTTAAACGTTACCGACAACGGTTTTAATAACGTAACCGTAGCCAGTGCCGATACCAACCTGGTTTTTACCATTCCGCTTAATTTTATTAAAACCTATAGGATTGGCATTTCCGAAAACTTGTCGTTGCACCCCTTCTCCTGGCTTGATAATAATAACCAGGCCACCTTTTATCACACCGATGCGCATTCCAGCCTTGGTTATATCAAAAGCGTAAGCGGGTATGGCGCCTACCTGGCAACCAACAACACTGCATATTTTAATACCGACAAAACTTTTGCCATGGCCATAAACTTCTGGTACCAGTTTCCGGAGGTTGATCATATTGGCCGCTCAGATCCTTATTATAAGCTGGATGTAGGCTTTACCGCGCTGGCCATGAAAAAGAAACTAAACATCAGCCTCAACCTTAATGATGCCTTCAGGAGTAGCGCCTCGGCAGTAACTACAACTATTAATGGTATTAGAAATAAATTCACCAATTTTCAGCTCAACCGGTTTGTGCTGCTGGGGGTAAGTTATCGTTTTGGCGGTGAGACCAACGCTCAAAAACGCGATACGGGGAATGAGGAAGAACGCGGAAGGGTACATTAA
- a CDS encoding GNAT family N-acetyltransferase — protein sequence MTTITTRLTTFNDIPVLQQLIAASVRSLSIGYNTPNQIESAIKYIFGIDTQLIIDGTYYVAQLGETIVGCGGWSKRNTLYGGDQHKDVEDPLLDPEHDAARIRAFFVHPDYSRRGIGRLMMAVCENAAQSNGFKSFQLGATLPGVPLYEAMGYRPIENINQPMPNGEVLPIVKMHKAL from the coding sequence ATGACCACTATTACAACCCGCCTGACAACCTTTAATGATATACCGGTATTACAGCAATTGATAGCTGCGTCGGTGCGCAGCTTAAGCATTGGCTATAATACACCCAACCAGATAGAAAGCGCCATAAAATACATTTTCGGTATTGATACGCAACTTATTATTGATGGCACTTATTATGTGGCTCAACTTGGTGAAACCATAGTAGGTTGCGGCGGATGGAGCAAACGCAATACCCTGTACGGCGGCGACCAGCATAAAGATGTGGAAGACCCTTTACTTGATCCTGAACATGATGCCGCGAGGATACGGGCATTTTTTGTACATCCGGATTATTCAAGGCGAGGGATAGGCCGGCTGATGATGGCGGTGTGCGAAAACGCGGCACAAAGCAACGGTTTTAAAAGCTTTCAGTTGGGCGCCACGCTGCCTGGTGTGCCGCTTTATGAAGCGATGGGTTACCGCCCGATAGAAAATATAAACCAGCCGATGCCCAACGGTGAAGTATTACCTATTGTTAAAATGCATAAGGCTTTATAG